A single Pirellulales bacterium DNA region contains:
- a CDS encoding putative sugar nucleotidyl transferase, protein MQIVLFEDELTTRLAPLACAEPAFAITCGGYKLVQLVSTLGPELTVVRKHLAAVEAETFPQRVPSQPLAGPVLFVNARMAPSIAVFQRLKALADARREGIVMAGEQKNQIAAALIAKPSRPIELPTGDAAAAAIVSLIESFKLPQLTVDLPLLEYPHDVLRHHLACCREDLEYRIRTGPPQSYPAASGPAGSHPVVPHPGYREVRDGVFVAEKASLGEHVVTDTKNGPIIIDHEATIGPFCFLRGPVYIGPCAKVNEHAALKDCVSLGHHTKVGGEVEGSIIEPFSNKQHHGFLGHSYVGSWVNIGAGTCNSDLKNTYGIVHAEYAGEKTSTGLQFVGSFIGDYAKTAINTSIFTGKIIGVCSLVYGFVTTNVPSFCNYARSLVPPGAAEATGMTDLPADVMISIQRRMFSRRQIPQRQCDIQLIRDLYAQAQRERQLPHEPLAL, encoded by the coding sequence ATGCAAATTGTTTTGTTCGAAGACGAACTGACCACACGCCTGGCTCCCTTGGCCTGCGCCGAGCCGGCATTCGCCATCACTTGCGGCGGATACAAGCTGGTGCAATTGGTTAGCACGCTGGGGCCGGAGCTAACCGTCGTGCGAAAGCACTTGGCGGCCGTCGAAGCCGAAACCTTTCCGCAGCGCGTGCCTTCCCAGCCGCTAGCCGGACCCGTGCTGTTTGTAAACGCCCGAATGGCGCCGTCGATTGCTGTTTTTCAGCGGCTAAAAGCCCTGGCCGATGCCCGGCGCGAAGGCATTGTCATGGCGGGCGAGCAAAAAAATCAAATCGCCGCGGCCTTGATTGCCAAACCATCCAGGCCGATCGAGTTGCCCACCGGCGATGCTGCCGCTGCCGCAATCGTTTCGCTGATCGAATCGTTCAAGCTTCCACAACTGACGGTCGATTTGCCGCTGTTGGAATATCCGCACGACGTGCTGCGCCACCATCTGGCATGCTGTCGCGAAGATTTGGAATACCGCATCCGCACAGGGCCGCCGCAAAGTTATCCCGCAGCCAGCGGTCCGGCGGGTAGCCATCCGGTGGTGCCGCATCCCGGTTACAGGGAAGTGCGCGACGGGGTGTTCGTGGCCGAAAAAGCTTCGCTGGGTGAGCATGTGGTCACCGATACCAAAAATGGACCCATCATCATCGATCACGAAGCCACGATCGGCCCGTTCTGTTTTCTCCGCGGGCCGGTTTACATTGGACCGTGCGCCAAGGTGAACGAGCATGCCGCCCTGAAAGATTGCGTTTCGCTGGGGCACCACACCAAGGTCGGCGGCGAGGTGGAAGGGAGCATTATCGAACCCTTTAGCAACAAACAACATCATGGATTCTTGGGCCACAGCTACGTCGGTAGTTGGGTGAACATCGGCGCTGGAACCTGCAACAGCGATTTGAAAAACACTTACGGAATTGTCCACGCGGAATATGCGGGAGAAAAAACCTCCACGGGCTTGCAGTTTGTCGGCAGCTTCATTGGCGATTACGCTAAAACGGCCATCAACACCAGCATTTTCACGGGAAAAATCATCGGCGTGTGCAGCCTGGTGTATGGCTTCGTGACGACCAACGTACCCAGCTTTTGCAATTACGCCCGGTCCTTAGTTCCACCTGGCGCCGCAGAGGCAACAGGCATGACCGATTTGCCGGCCGACGTGATGATTTCGATCCAGCGGCGAATGTTTTCGCGTCGCCAAATTCCGCAGCGCCAGTGCGACATTCAATTAATTCGTGACT